The Fusarium keratoplasticum isolate Fu6.1 chromosome 4, whole genome shotgun sequence genome contains the following window.
ggCGTGGGGTTCATACGGGCTTGTACAACTGTATGTGGTAAGTCGTCGCTAAAAACTGCCACGATTTTCAAGACTTATAGGTTTAGGTGGCTTGGTTCTATCATCGCAAGCTGGACCATCTTTGGCTGCTCCAAGTGGGACAACCCGTACGCATTCCGCATCCCTATCTGGGGGCAGCTAGTTTCATCAGTTATTGTGGGATGTGGTGTCTGGTTTGTGCCAGAGTCGCCACGATGGCTCATTGCCCATGGCAAAATAgagcaagccaaggctgtccTCGCCAAGTACCATGGAGAAGGCTTAGAGGATCACCCGATGGTTCTCCtgcagatggaggagatgaagcaCAGTATCCGCCAAGACGCCTCGGACAAGAAGTGGTGGGACTACCGCGAGCTTGTCAACACACGTTCGGCTCACCGAAGGCTCATCTGCGTCTTGGGCATGGCTGCTTTTGGCCAACTCAGCGGCAACTCGGTAACTGGCTATTATCTCCCCGTCATGGTCCAGAACGCGGGCATAACTTCCGAAAGCACGCAGCTTTTGCTCAACGGCCTCAATCCCGTGTTCTGCTTCATTGCCTCAATCCTAGGAGCACGCTTCAGCGACAAGATTGGTCGCAGGCCCTTGTTGCTTTACTCTATCTTTTTCTGCTCTATCTGCTTTGCGGTCATGACTGGCACTTCCAAGCTCGCCACCAGCGGGGGCGGTAATGCCTCAGCTGCGAACACCACCATAGTCTTTGTCTTCTTATTCGGCGTCGCCTTTTCGTTCGGCTGGACGCCGTTGCAGACTATGTACATTGTGGAAACACTAACGACGGCTACTCGCGCAAAGGGCACCGCGGTAAGTAACTTAACTTCTGCCGCTGCCAGCGTCGTCATTCAGTATTCGTCAGCTCCTGCTTTTGAGGATATTGGATACTATTTCTACATCTTCTTTGTATTCTGGGATATTTTTGAAGGCATTTTTATCTATTTCTACTTCCCCGAGACTAAGGAGCGCaccttggaggagatggacgaAGTCTTCGAGGCAAAGAACCCCGTCAAAAAGAGCTTGATGAAGCGGGATACGGCTACTGTGGCAACGACTCTTGGTCTAGACCCTGCTTAAGATGCCTAGGGGCGTTTCCAAGACCAAACATGGCTGTTGGACGGGGAAGATAGGCCTAAGTTTATGCCTGATAGGTGTCATCTTTGCCTGGCGTTGTGGCCAAGAAAGTGGAATGGGGTAGGGGCTACAGCGTCTAAATAGTTGAACTGTAACTCAATAATCGCCGCTGTCTAAGAAGCTCTGCGCCCCATGATCTTCTAAGACACTGGTTATGGAGCGGGCTATGGAGTAACTAAAgatagttatatatatagtattacTATGATCAGGTATAGTCTTTAGCTTAATCTCCTTATATGATTAGCGCtaactttattataaaaatttaagTTTAGGGgtataacttaattacttataataaaattatttataaacttattttatttaacCACATCGGTCTAGCCCCTGCCGATTCACCTGGTCTGGATTGCCCATTAAGCAGGCGGGGCCTCTGGCTCTacgccaaagaagccagaTGGACTCATGAAGGCACGGGGGTGCTGGTGTGGTGGTTGGCGCTCAATCAGGGGCCATCGGGGCCGGATCGGTTGGGAGCTTAGCCAATGGACATGGTCACCGAGGGTGACGCACCTGACCGCAACTCCGTGACCATTCGCGTTTAAACGCGTCTTTCTCTACTAAAAACACTAACATCAACAAGTAATGAAGCCCAATTAAGCTTGGCCATTCAGGCTGTGCAAAATGACCCAGATCTTAAGGTCCGTGCTGCAGCGAGGATCTACAGCGTCCCTGAAACAACCCTTCGTCACCGACTCGACAGAGAGCAAGTTCCCGAGAGCTTGGGAATCTC
Protein-coding sequences here:
- a CDS encoding MFS domain-containing protein, with amino-acid sequence MAKSASTEDLPNLKATEHVLHNEFAEHLADRAVEVECSPWTKSMFRLHGCLLITYFCGCLNGYDGSLMGGLNAMVSYQNYYNTTPAGSQTGFIFAIYNIGSIAAIPFTGPINDFFGRRLGMFAGALLIVVGTCIQAPSTKLSMFIGGRFILGFGVSFCSVSAPCYVSEMSHPRWRGVHTGLYNCMWWLGSIIASWTIFGCSKWDNPYAFRIPIWGQLVSSVIVGCGVWFVPESPRWLIAHGKIEQAKAVLAKYHGEGLEDHPMVLLQMEEMKHSIRQDASDKKWWDYRELVNTRSAHRRLICVLGMAAFGQLSGNSVTGYYLPVMVQNAGITSESTQLLLNGLNPVFCFIASILGARFSDKIGRRPLLLYSIFFCSICFAVMTGTSKLATSGGGNASAANTTIVFVFLFGVAFSFGWTPLQTMYIVETLTTATRAKGTAVSNLTSAAASVVIQYSSAPAFEDIGYYFYIFFVFWDIFEGIFIYFYFPETKERTLEEMDEVFEAKNPVKKSLMKRDTATVATTLGLDPA